A window of the Ipomoea triloba cultivar NCNSP0323 chromosome 14, ASM357664v1 genome harbors these coding sequences:
- the LOC116003767 gene encoding DUF724 domain-containing protein 6 isoform X2 codes for MGGVAKQQKQLLAKGSQVEVCTDEEGFTGAWFEAVILDPNPLPPSSSPSSSTRSGSKKKNAKVYVEYVNLLSDEDGHKPLRELVDPDFIRPRPPSPSPSQTAKGFELYDVVDAFYKDGWWTGVVTRLLDSFRYTVTFQNPPDELEFGLSDLRFHRQWLNGKWVRPRKQKTAGLMFSVGKKVEVSFDRDDCQDAWFPSDIIEVSGNSSFLVEYRRLNDGNENELTTVTVDALHIRPCPPLLKNKNFNLLDKVDAYYDFGWWRGVVNKVLADNSYSVFFKHGKKERVLNHSELRPHMDWKDGKWYTSQDASVPPDCTIEEVDTCNDPNVIQSVVQPGSPVTDTTNETSREKMSCFLKSDGDRSEQPTISIKKPSNARVSPMKRKQRLELPKEGISTRSPSLSKFKQKTNECETPTEDIPSGFRNPTSKGTGPNVSTSVNADELPDQPSQGKRTQRKRHKIDEQEGYMSSAQIKVGGATKLQVKGQQSSAQGKEGKEVGNAAECNETDLPIIIGLECIPPSVTKKPRRSYGKECSDPTGDQEQNLSNRTIDAIKESKEDTLTGQRKKRGRPPKKLLSTPCASPGMGSSVPYDVDAKDTIKSQRGHRKSGGRIRKMALAKVSNQKNRATILKSEKHTLKRGKRKIIEVNIESQIPDSADTPGGKDAECIAVEKVIAEVPSNGFEDQPLSKWIEEMHPPTAVDGSRSQVRNVEQHSEAREKSKEIVVRNPAIGNGEVTPSSDLQSLPFVKNTLLWATIESMDVFQKIPQKPHFRPLEQSKDSSREGLAIGYMVTFSSIVDKACRLVFDDPRSTIDEMLDTLRDLESHGFDVEPVRGRLNEMLSFKDKQENLEGLLTETQGEIGKQNMEKAKIEEEVDDLKKHIAKLEKKLSQAMSRKGTKEDDIASLRHRMGEISEEIRNLRCDYEALTSKPF; via the exons atgggTGGTGTTGCAAAGCAGCAGAAGCAGCTACTAGCCAAGGGGTCGCAGGTTGAGGTGTGCACAGACGAAGAAGGCTTCACGGGAGCCTGGTTCGAGGCCGTCATTCTTGACCCTAATCCTCTTCCtccctcttcttctccttcttcctctACAAGATCCGGTTCCAAAAAGAAGAACGCCAAGGTCTACGTCGAGTATGTAAACCTCCTTTCCGACGAGGATGGGCATAAGCCTTTAAGAGAGCTTGTGGATCCGGATTTTATTCGCCCCCGCCCCCCTTCCCCTTCCCCTTCTCAGACCGCTAAGGGTTTCGAGCTTTACGACGTCGTTGATGCCTTCTATAAGGATGGTTGGTGGACTGGAGTTGTAACTAGACTTCTCGATTCTTTCCGCTACACAGTCACCTTTCAGAACCCGCCGGACGAGCTTGAATTCGGCCTATCTGACTTGAGGTTCCACCGTCAATGGCTCAATGGAAAGTGGGTCCGACCCAGGAAGCAG AAAACAGCAGGATTGATGTTTAGTGTGGGGAAAAAGGTAGAAGTCTCATTTGACAGAGATGATTGTCAGGACGCTTGGTTCCCTTCAGATATCATTGAAGTTTCTGGTAATAGCTCTTTCTTGGTGGAGTATCGGAGGCTGAATGATGGCAATGAGAACGAGCTAACTACAGTAACAGTTGATGCCCTCCATATCCGGCCATGCCCTCCacttctcaaaaataaaaattttaatttattggacAAAGTAGATGCATATTATGATTTTGGATGGTGGAGAGGAGTGGTAAACAAAGTACTTGCTGATAATAGTTATAGTGTTTTCTTTAAACATGGGAAGAAGGAGAGGGTGCTCAATCACTCAGAATTAAGACCTCACATGGATTGGAAGGATGGAAAATGGTATACTTCTCAG GATGCTTCAGTCCCTCCAGATTGTACCATTGAGGAAGTGGACACCTGCAATGATCCAAATGTGATCCAAAGTGTTGTTCAACCTGGAAGCCCAGTCACTGACACTACAAATGAAACATCTAGAGAGAAAATGTCGTGTTTCTTGAAGTCTGATGGTGATAGGAGTGAGCAGCCAACTATTTCCATCAAGAAGCCTTCAAATGCTAGAGTTTCACCAATGAAAAGGAAGCAACGTCTAGAACTGCCAAAGGAAGGAATTTCAACTCGATCGCCATCTCTTAGCAAATTTaagcaaaagacaaatgaaTGTGAAACACCAACTGAGGACATTCCAAGTGGTTTTAGGAATCCAACTTCCAAGGGTACTGGACCGAATGTTTCAACTTCTGTCAATGCAGATGAGCTGCCTGATCAACCTTCTCAGGGGAAGAGAACT CAGAGGAAACGCCATAAAATTGATGAGCAGGAAGGCTATATGTCAAGTGCACAGATAAAGGTAGGGGGAGCCACAAAATTGCAAGTTAAAGGACAACAATCTTCAGCTCAAG GTAAAGAGGGTAAAGAAGTAGGAAATGCTGCTGAATGTAATGAAACTGACCTTCCTATCATCATAGGGTTGGAGTGTATTCCTCCCTCAGTGACTAAAAAACCTCGTAGATCTTATGGCAAGGAATGTTCAGATCCTACAGGTGACCAGGAGCAGAACTTGAGCAATCGAACTATAGATGCTATAAAG GAGAGTAAAGAAGATACCCTGACTGGTCAAAGGAAAAAGAGAGGAAGGCCACCCAAGAAACTGCTCAGCACTCCTTGTGCTTCCCCag GGATGGGGAGCTCAGTTCCCTATGATGTAGATGCTAAGGATACAATAAAGAGTCAAAGGGGGCACAGGAAAAGTGGAGGCAGGATAAGAAAAATGGCTTTAGCAAAAGTATCAAATCAGAAAAACCGTGCTACAATATTGAAGTCTGAGAAGCATACACTAAAGAGGGGGAAAAGAAAGATTATTGAAGTAAACATTGAATCTCAAATTCCAG ATTCTGCTGATACTCCTGGAGGGAAAGATGCTGAATGCATAGCTGTAGAGAAAGTCATTGCTGAAGTACCTAGCAATGGTTTTGAGGATCAGCCTCTCTCAAAGTGGATTGAAGAAATGCACCCTCCAACTGCTGTTGATGGATCAA GATCACAAGTGAGGAATGTGGAGCAACATAGTGAAGCAAGAGAGAAGTCCAAAGAGATTGTTGTGCGAAATCCTGCTATTGGCAATGGAGAAGTGACACCGTCAAGTGATCTCCAAAGCTTGCCTTTTGTGAAAAACACACTTCTTTGGGCCACAATTGAATCCATGGACGTTTTCCAGAAAATTCCACAGAAGCCACATTTCCGGCCTCTGGAACAAAGTAAAGATAGTTCTCGTGAGGGATTAGCTATCGGTTATATGGTAACTTTTTCTAGTATAGTAGATAAGGCATGCAGATTGGTATTTGATGATCCAAGAAGCACAATTGATGAAATGTTGGACACACTCCGAGATTTGGAGTCTCATGGGTTTGATGTTGAGCCTGTACGTGGACGCTTAAACGAGATGCTGTCATTTAAAGATAAGCAAGAAAATCTTGAAGGCTTGTTGACCGAAACCCAAGGTGAAATAGGAAAGCAAAACATGGAGAAAGCAAAAATTGAGGAGGAGGTTGATGACCTCAAGAAGCATATAGCTAAGTTGGAAAAGAAGCTTTCCCAGGCTATGTCCAGGAAAGGGACTAAAGAAGATGACATAGCTTCTCTTAGGCACCGGATGGGTGAGATCAGCGAGGAAATCAGAAATTTGCGGTGTGATTATGAAGCTTTAACTAGTAAACCATTTTAA
- the LOC116003767 gene encoding DUF724 domain-containing protein 6 isoform X3 — protein sequence MGGVAKQQKQLLAKGSQVEVCTDEEGFTGAWFEAVILDPNPLPPSSSPSSSTRSGSKKKNAKVYVEYVNLLSDEDGHKPLRELVDPDFIRPRPPSPSPSQTAKGFELYDVVDAFYKDGWWTGVVTRLLDSFRYTVTFQNPPDELEFGLSDLRFHRQWLNGKWVRPRKQKTAGLMFSVGKKVEVSFDRDDCQDAWFPSDIIEVSGNSSFLVEYRRLNDGNENELTTVTVDALHIRPCPPLLKNKNFNLLDKVDAYYDFGWWRGVVNKVLADNSYSVFFKHGKKERVLNHSELRPHMDWKDGKWYTSQDASVPPDCTIEEVDTCNDPNVIQSVVQPGSPVTDTTNETSREKMSCFLKSDGDRSEQPTISIKKPSNARVSPMKRKQRLELPKEGISTRSPSLSKFKQKTNECETPTEDIPSGFRNPTSKGTGPNVSTSVNADELPDQPSQGKRTRKRHKIDEQEGYMSSAQIKVGGATKLQVKGQQSSAQGKEGKEVGNAAECNETDLPIIIGLECIPPSVTKKPRRSYGKECSDPTGDQEQNLSNRTIDAIKESKEDTLTGQRKKRGRPPKKLLSTPCASPAGMGSSVPYDVDAKDTIKSQRGHRKSGGRIRKMALAKVSNQKNRATILKSEKHTLKRGKRKIIEVNIESQIPDSADTPGGKDAECIAVEKVIAEVPSNGFEDQPLSKWIEEMHPPTAVDGSRSQVRNVEQHSEAREKSKEIVVRNPAIGNGEVTPSSDLQSLPFVKNTLLWATIESMDVFQKIPQKPHFRPLEQSKDSSREGLAIGYMVTFSSIVDKACRLVFDDPRSTIDEMLDTLRDLESHGFDVEPVRGRLNEMLSFKDKQENLEGLLTETQGEIGKQNMEKAKIEEEVDDLKKHIAKLEKKLSQAMSRKGTKEDDIASLRHRMGEISEEIRNLRCDYEALTSKPF from the exons atgggTGGTGTTGCAAAGCAGCAGAAGCAGCTACTAGCCAAGGGGTCGCAGGTTGAGGTGTGCACAGACGAAGAAGGCTTCACGGGAGCCTGGTTCGAGGCCGTCATTCTTGACCCTAATCCTCTTCCtccctcttcttctccttcttcctctACAAGATCCGGTTCCAAAAAGAAGAACGCCAAGGTCTACGTCGAGTATGTAAACCTCCTTTCCGACGAGGATGGGCATAAGCCTTTAAGAGAGCTTGTGGATCCGGATTTTATTCGCCCCCGCCCCCCTTCCCCTTCCCCTTCTCAGACCGCTAAGGGTTTCGAGCTTTACGACGTCGTTGATGCCTTCTATAAGGATGGTTGGTGGACTGGAGTTGTAACTAGACTTCTCGATTCTTTCCGCTACACAGTCACCTTTCAGAACCCGCCGGACGAGCTTGAATTCGGCCTATCTGACTTGAGGTTCCACCGTCAATGGCTCAATGGAAAGTGGGTCCGACCCAGGAAGCAG AAAACAGCAGGATTGATGTTTAGTGTGGGGAAAAAGGTAGAAGTCTCATTTGACAGAGATGATTGTCAGGACGCTTGGTTCCCTTCAGATATCATTGAAGTTTCTGGTAATAGCTCTTTCTTGGTGGAGTATCGGAGGCTGAATGATGGCAATGAGAACGAGCTAACTACAGTAACAGTTGATGCCCTCCATATCCGGCCATGCCCTCCacttctcaaaaataaaaattttaatttattggacAAAGTAGATGCATATTATGATTTTGGATGGTGGAGAGGAGTGGTAAACAAAGTACTTGCTGATAATAGTTATAGTGTTTTCTTTAAACATGGGAAGAAGGAGAGGGTGCTCAATCACTCAGAATTAAGACCTCACATGGATTGGAAGGATGGAAAATGGTATACTTCTCAG GATGCTTCAGTCCCTCCAGATTGTACCATTGAGGAAGTGGACACCTGCAATGATCCAAATGTGATCCAAAGTGTTGTTCAACCTGGAAGCCCAGTCACTGACACTACAAATGAAACATCTAGAGAGAAAATGTCGTGTTTCTTGAAGTCTGATGGTGATAGGAGTGAGCAGCCAACTATTTCCATCAAGAAGCCTTCAAATGCTAGAGTTTCACCAATGAAAAGGAAGCAACGTCTAGAACTGCCAAAGGAAGGAATTTCAACTCGATCGCCATCTCTTAGCAAATTTaagcaaaagacaaatgaaTGTGAAACACCAACTGAGGACATTCCAAGTGGTTTTAGGAATCCAACTTCCAAGGGTACTGGACCGAATGTTTCAACTTCTGTCAATGCAGATGAGCTGCCTGATCAACCTTCTCAGGGGAAGAGAACT AGGAAACGCCATAAAATTGATGAGCAGGAAGGCTATATGTCAAGTGCACAGATAAAGGTAGGGGGAGCCACAAAATTGCAAGTTAAAGGACAACAATCTTCAGCTCAAG GTAAAGAGGGTAAAGAAGTAGGAAATGCTGCTGAATGTAATGAAACTGACCTTCCTATCATCATAGGGTTGGAGTGTATTCCTCCCTCAGTGACTAAAAAACCTCGTAGATCTTATGGCAAGGAATGTTCAGATCCTACAGGTGACCAGGAGCAGAACTTGAGCAATCGAACTATAGATGCTATAAAG GAGAGTAAAGAAGATACCCTGACTGGTCAAAGGAAAAAGAGAGGAAGGCCACCCAAGAAACTGCTCAGCACTCCTTGTGCTTCCCCag CAGGGATGGGGAGCTCAGTTCCCTATGATGTAGATGCTAAGGATACAATAAAGAGTCAAAGGGGGCACAGGAAAAGTGGAGGCAGGATAAGAAAAATGGCTTTAGCAAAAGTATCAAATCAGAAAAACCGTGCTACAATATTGAAGTCTGAGAAGCATACACTAAAGAGGGGGAAAAGAAAGATTATTGAAGTAAACATTGAATCTCAAATTCCAG ATTCTGCTGATACTCCTGGAGGGAAAGATGCTGAATGCATAGCTGTAGAGAAAGTCATTGCTGAAGTACCTAGCAATGGTTTTGAGGATCAGCCTCTCTCAAAGTGGATTGAAGAAATGCACCCTCCAACTGCTGTTGATGGATCAA GATCACAAGTGAGGAATGTGGAGCAACATAGTGAAGCAAGAGAGAAGTCCAAAGAGATTGTTGTGCGAAATCCTGCTATTGGCAATGGAGAAGTGACACCGTCAAGTGATCTCCAAAGCTTGCCTTTTGTGAAAAACACACTTCTTTGGGCCACAATTGAATCCATGGACGTTTTCCAGAAAATTCCACAGAAGCCACATTTCCGGCCTCTGGAACAAAGTAAAGATAGTTCTCGTGAGGGATTAGCTATCGGTTATATGGTAACTTTTTCTAGTATAGTAGATAAGGCATGCAGATTGGTATTTGATGATCCAAGAAGCACAATTGATGAAATGTTGGACACACTCCGAGATTTGGAGTCTCATGGGTTTGATGTTGAGCCTGTACGTGGACGCTTAAACGAGATGCTGTCATTTAAAGATAAGCAAGAAAATCTTGAAGGCTTGTTGACCGAAACCCAAGGTGAAATAGGAAAGCAAAACATGGAGAAAGCAAAAATTGAGGAGGAGGTTGATGACCTCAAGAAGCATATAGCTAAGTTGGAAAAGAAGCTTTCCCAGGCTATGTCCAGGAAAGGGACTAAAGAAGATGACATAGCTTCTCTTAGGCACCGGATGGGTGAGATCAGCGAGGAAATCAGAAATTTGCGGTGTGATTATGAAGCTTTAACTAGTAAACCATTTTAA
- the LOC116003767 gene encoding DUF724 domain-containing protein 6 isoform X4, producing MGGVAKQQKQLLAKGSQVEVCTDEEGFTGAWFEAVILDPNPLPPSSSPSSSTRSGSKKKNAKVYVEYVNLLSDEDGHKPLRELVDPDFIRPRPPSPSPSQTAKGFELYDVVDAFYKDGWWTGVVTRLLDSFRYTVTFQNPPDELEFGLSDLRFHRQWLNGKWVRPRKQKTAGLMFSVGKKVEVSFDRDDCQDAWFPSDIIEVSGNSSFLVEYRRLNDGNENELTTVTVDALHIRPCPPLLKNKNFNLLDKVDAYYDFGWWRGVVNKVLADNSYSVFFKHGKKERVLNHSELRPHMDWKDGKWYTSQDASVPPDCTIEEVDTCNDPNVIQSVVQPGSPVTDTTNETSREKMSCFLKSDGDRSEQPTISIKKPSNARVSPMKRKQRLELPKEGISTRSPSLSKFKQKTNECETPTEDIPSGFRNPTSKGTGPNVSTSVNADELPDQPSQGKRTQRKRHKIDEQEGYMSSAQIKVGGATKLQVKGQQSSAQGLECIPPSVTKKPRRSYGKECSDPTGDQEQNLSNRTIDAIKESKEDTLTGQRKKRGRPPKKLLSTPCASPAGMGSSVPYDVDAKDTIKSQRGHRKSGGRIRKMALAKVSNQKNRATILKSEKHTLKRGKRKIIEVNIESQIPDSADTPGGKDAECIAVEKVIAEVPSNGFEDQPLSKWIEEMHPPTAVDGSRSQVRNVEQHSEAREKSKEIVVRNPAIGNGEVTPSSDLQSLPFVKNTLLWATIESMDVFQKIPQKPHFRPLEQSKDSSREGLAIGYMVTFSSIVDKACRLVFDDPRSTIDEMLDTLRDLESHGFDVEPVRGRLNEMLSFKDKQENLEGLLTETQGEIGKQNMEKAKIEEEVDDLKKHIAKLEKKLSQAMSRKGTKEDDIASLRHRMGEISEEIRNLRCDYEALTSKPF from the exons atgggTGGTGTTGCAAAGCAGCAGAAGCAGCTACTAGCCAAGGGGTCGCAGGTTGAGGTGTGCACAGACGAAGAAGGCTTCACGGGAGCCTGGTTCGAGGCCGTCATTCTTGACCCTAATCCTCTTCCtccctcttcttctccttcttcctctACAAGATCCGGTTCCAAAAAGAAGAACGCCAAGGTCTACGTCGAGTATGTAAACCTCCTTTCCGACGAGGATGGGCATAAGCCTTTAAGAGAGCTTGTGGATCCGGATTTTATTCGCCCCCGCCCCCCTTCCCCTTCCCCTTCTCAGACCGCTAAGGGTTTCGAGCTTTACGACGTCGTTGATGCCTTCTATAAGGATGGTTGGTGGACTGGAGTTGTAACTAGACTTCTCGATTCTTTCCGCTACACAGTCACCTTTCAGAACCCGCCGGACGAGCTTGAATTCGGCCTATCTGACTTGAGGTTCCACCGTCAATGGCTCAATGGAAAGTGGGTCCGACCCAGGAAGCAG AAAACAGCAGGATTGATGTTTAGTGTGGGGAAAAAGGTAGAAGTCTCATTTGACAGAGATGATTGTCAGGACGCTTGGTTCCCTTCAGATATCATTGAAGTTTCTGGTAATAGCTCTTTCTTGGTGGAGTATCGGAGGCTGAATGATGGCAATGAGAACGAGCTAACTACAGTAACAGTTGATGCCCTCCATATCCGGCCATGCCCTCCacttctcaaaaataaaaattttaatttattggacAAAGTAGATGCATATTATGATTTTGGATGGTGGAGAGGAGTGGTAAACAAAGTACTTGCTGATAATAGTTATAGTGTTTTCTTTAAACATGGGAAGAAGGAGAGGGTGCTCAATCACTCAGAATTAAGACCTCACATGGATTGGAAGGATGGAAAATGGTATACTTCTCAG GATGCTTCAGTCCCTCCAGATTGTACCATTGAGGAAGTGGACACCTGCAATGATCCAAATGTGATCCAAAGTGTTGTTCAACCTGGAAGCCCAGTCACTGACACTACAAATGAAACATCTAGAGAGAAAATGTCGTGTTTCTTGAAGTCTGATGGTGATAGGAGTGAGCAGCCAACTATTTCCATCAAGAAGCCTTCAAATGCTAGAGTTTCACCAATGAAAAGGAAGCAACGTCTAGAACTGCCAAAGGAAGGAATTTCAACTCGATCGCCATCTCTTAGCAAATTTaagcaaaagacaaatgaaTGTGAAACACCAACTGAGGACATTCCAAGTGGTTTTAGGAATCCAACTTCCAAGGGTACTGGACCGAATGTTTCAACTTCTGTCAATGCAGATGAGCTGCCTGATCAACCTTCTCAGGGGAAGAGAACT CAGAGGAAACGCCATAAAATTGATGAGCAGGAAGGCTATATGTCAAGTGCACAGATAAAGGTAGGGGGAGCCACAAAATTGCAAGTTAAAGGACAACAATCTTCAGCTCAAG GGTTGGAGTGTATTCCTCCCTCAGTGACTAAAAAACCTCGTAGATCTTATGGCAAGGAATGTTCAGATCCTACAGGTGACCAGGAGCAGAACTTGAGCAATCGAACTATAGATGCTATAAAG GAGAGTAAAGAAGATACCCTGACTGGTCAAAGGAAAAAGAGAGGAAGGCCACCCAAGAAACTGCTCAGCACTCCTTGTGCTTCCCCag CAGGGATGGGGAGCTCAGTTCCCTATGATGTAGATGCTAAGGATACAATAAAGAGTCAAAGGGGGCACAGGAAAAGTGGAGGCAGGATAAGAAAAATGGCTTTAGCAAAAGTATCAAATCAGAAAAACCGTGCTACAATATTGAAGTCTGAGAAGCATACACTAAAGAGGGGGAAAAGAAAGATTATTGAAGTAAACATTGAATCTCAAATTCCAG ATTCTGCTGATACTCCTGGAGGGAAAGATGCTGAATGCATAGCTGTAGAGAAAGTCATTGCTGAAGTACCTAGCAATGGTTTTGAGGATCAGCCTCTCTCAAAGTGGATTGAAGAAATGCACCCTCCAACTGCTGTTGATGGATCAA GATCACAAGTGAGGAATGTGGAGCAACATAGTGAAGCAAGAGAGAAGTCCAAAGAGATTGTTGTGCGAAATCCTGCTATTGGCAATGGAGAAGTGACACCGTCAAGTGATCTCCAAAGCTTGCCTTTTGTGAAAAACACACTTCTTTGGGCCACAATTGAATCCATGGACGTTTTCCAGAAAATTCCACAGAAGCCACATTTCCGGCCTCTGGAACAAAGTAAAGATAGTTCTCGTGAGGGATTAGCTATCGGTTATATGGTAACTTTTTCTAGTATAGTAGATAAGGCATGCAGATTGGTATTTGATGATCCAAGAAGCACAATTGATGAAATGTTGGACACACTCCGAGATTTGGAGTCTCATGGGTTTGATGTTGAGCCTGTACGTGGACGCTTAAACGAGATGCTGTCATTTAAAGATAAGCAAGAAAATCTTGAAGGCTTGTTGACCGAAACCCAAGGTGAAATAGGAAAGCAAAACATGGAGAAAGCAAAAATTGAGGAGGAGGTTGATGACCTCAAGAAGCATATAGCTAAGTTGGAAAAGAAGCTTTCCCAGGCTATGTCCAGGAAAGGGACTAAAGAAGATGACATAGCTTCTCTTAGGCACCGGATGGGTGAGATCAGCGAGGAAATCAGAAATTTGCGGTGTGATTATGAAGCTTTAACTAGTAAACCATTTTAA
- the LOC116003767 gene encoding DUF724 domain-containing protein 6 isoform X1, with amino-acid sequence MGGVAKQQKQLLAKGSQVEVCTDEEGFTGAWFEAVILDPNPLPPSSSPSSSTRSGSKKKNAKVYVEYVNLLSDEDGHKPLRELVDPDFIRPRPPSPSPSQTAKGFELYDVVDAFYKDGWWTGVVTRLLDSFRYTVTFQNPPDELEFGLSDLRFHRQWLNGKWVRPRKQKTAGLMFSVGKKVEVSFDRDDCQDAWFPSDIIEVSGNSSFLVEYRRLNDGNENELTTVTVDALHIRPCPPLLKNKNFNLLDKVDAYYDFGWWRGVVNKVLADNSYSVFFKHGKKERVLNHSELRPHMDWKDGKWYTSQDASVPPDCTIEEVDTCNDPNVIQSVVQPGSPVTDTTNETSREKMSCFLKSDGDRSEQPTISIKKPSNARVSPMKRKQRLELPKEGISTRSPSLSKFKQKTNECETPTEDIPSGFRNPTSKGTGPNVSTSVNADELPDQPSQGKRTQRKRHKIDEQEGYMSSAQIKVGGATKLQVKGQQSSAQGKEGKEVGNAAECNETDLPIIIGLECIPPSVTKKPRRSYGKECSDPTGDQEQNLSNRTIDAIKESKEDTLTGQRKKRGRPPKKLLSTPCASPAGMGSSVPYDVDAKDTIKSQRGHRKSGGRIRKMALAKVSNQKNRATILKSEKHTLKRGKRKIIEVNIESQIPDSADTPGGKDAECIAVEKVIAEVPSNGFEDQPLSKWIEEMHPPTAVDGSRSQVRNVEQHSEAREKSKEIVVRNPAIGNGEVTPSSDLQSLPFVKNTLLWATIESMDVFQKIPQKPHFRPLEQSKDSSREGLAIGYMVTFSSIVDKACRLVFDDPRSTIDEMLDTLRDLESHGFDVEPVRGRLNEMLSFKDKQENLEGLLTETQGEIGKQNMEKAKIEEEVDDLKKHIAKLEKKLSQAMSRKGTKEDDIASLRHRMGEISEEIRNLRCDYEALTSKPF; translated from the exons atgggTGGTGTTGCAAAGCAGCAGAAGCAGCTACTAGCCAAGGGGTCGCAGGTTGAGGTGTGCACAGACGAAGAAGGCTTCACGGGAGCCTGGTTCGAGGCCGTCATTCTTGACCCTAATCCTCTTCCtccctcttcttctccttcttcctctACAAGATCCGGTTCCAAAAAGAAGAACGCCAAGGTCTACGTCGAGTATGTAAACCTCCTTTCCGACGAGGATGGGCATAAGCCTTTAAGAGAGCTTGTGGATCCGGATTTTATTCGCCCCCGCCCCCCTTCCCCTTCCCCTTCTCAGACCGCTAAGGGTTTCGAGCTTTACGACGTCGTTGATGCCTTCTATAAGGATGGTTGGTGGACTGGAGTTGTAACTAGACTTCTCGATTCTTTCCGCTACACAGTCACCTTTCAGAACCCGCCGGACGAGCTTGAATTCGGCCTATCTGACTTGAGGTTCCACCGTCAATGGCTCAATGGAAAGTGGGTCCGACCCAGGAAGCAG AAAACAGCAGGATTGATGTTTAGTGTGGGGAAAAAGGTAGAAGTCTCATTTGACAGAGATGATTGTCAGGACGCTTGGTTCCCTTCAGATATCATTGAAGTTTCTGGTAATAGCTCTTTCTTGGTGGAGTATCGGAGGCTGAATGATGGCAATGAGAACGAGCTAACTACAGTAACAGTTGATGCCCTCCATATCCGGCCATGCCCTCCacttctcaaaaataaaaattttaatttattggacAAAGTAGATGCATATTATGATTTTGGATGGTGGAGAGGAGTGGTAAACAAAGTACTTGCTGATAATAGTTATAGTGTTTTCTTTAAACATGGGAAGAAGGAGAGGGTGCTCAATCACTCAGAATTAAGACCTCACATGGATTGGAAGGATGGAAAATGGTATACTTCTCAG GATGCTTCAGTCCCTCCAGATTGTACCATTGAGGAAGTGGACACCTGCAATGATCCAAATGTGATCCAAAGTGTTGTTCAACCTGGAAGCCCAGTCACTGACACTACAAATGAAACATCTAGAGAGAAAATGTCGTGTTTCTTGAAGTCTGATGGTGATAGGAGTGAGCAGCCAACTATTTCCATCAAGAAGCCTTCAAATGCTAGAGTTTCACCAATGAAAAGGAAGCAACGTCTAGAACTGCCAAAGGAAGGAATTTCAACTCGATCGCCATCTCTTAGCAAATTTaagcaaaagacaaatgaaTGTGAAACACCAACTGAGGACATTCCAAGTGGTTTTAGGAATCCAACTTCCAAGGGTACTGGACCGAATGTTTCAACTTCTGTCAATGCAGATGAGCTGCCTGATCAACCTTCTCAGGGGAAGAGAACT CAGAGGAAACGCCATAAAATTGATGAGCAGGAAGGCTATATGTCAAGTGCACAGATAAAGGTAGGGGGAGCCACAAAATTGCAAGTTAAAGGACAACAATCTTCAGCTCAAG GTAAAGAGGGTAAAGAAGTAGGAAATGCTGCTGAATGTAATGAAACTGACCTTCCTATCATCATAGGGTTGGAGTGTATTCCTCCCTCAGTGACTAAAAAACCTCGTAGATCTTATGGCAAGGAATGTTCAGATCCTACAGGTGACCAGGAGCAGAACTTGAGCAATCGAACTATAGATGCTATAAAG GAGAGTAAAGAAGATACCCTGACTGGTCAAAGGAAAAAGAGAGGAAGGCCACCCAAGAAACTGCTCAGCACTCCTTGTGCTTCCCCag CAGGGATGGGGAGCTCAGTTCCCTATGATGTAGATGCTAAGGATACAATAAAGAGTCAAAGGGGGCACAGGAAAAGTGGAGGCAGGATAAGAAAAATGGCTTTAGCAAAAGTATCAAATCAGAAAAACCGTGCTACAATATTGAAGTCTGAGAAGCATACACTAAAGAGGGGGAAAAGAAAGATTATTGAAGTAAACATTGAATCTCAAATTCCAG ATTCTGCTGATACTCCTGGAGGGAAAGATGCTGAATGCATAGCTGTAGAGAAAGTCATTGCTGAAGTACCTAGCAATGGTTTTGAGGATCAGCCTCTCTCAAAGTGGATTGAAGAAATGCACCCTCCAACTGCTGTTGATGGATCAA GATCACAAGTGAGGAATGTGGAGCAACATAGTGAAGCAAGAGAGAAGTCCAAAGAGATTGTTGTGCGAAATCCTGCTATTGGCAATGGAGAAGTGACACCGTCAAGTGATCTCCAAAGCTTGCCTTTTGTGAAAAACACACTTCTTTGGGCCACAATTGAATCCATGGACGTTTTCCAGAAAATTCCACAGAAGCCACATTTCCGGCCTCTGGAACAAAGTAAAGATAGTTCTCGTGAGGGATTAGCTATCGGTTATATGGTAACTTTTTCTAGTATAGTAGATAAGGCATGCAGATTGGTATTTGATGATCCAAGAAGCACAATTGATGAAATGTTGGACACACTCCGAGATTTGGAGTCTCATGGGTTTGATGTTGAGCCTGTACGTGGACGCTTAAACGAGATGCTGTCATTTAAAGATAAGCAAGAAAATCTTGAAGGCTTGTTGACCGAAACCCAAGGTGAAATAGGAAAGCAAAACATGGAGAAAGCAAAAATTGAGGAGGAGGTTGATGACCTCAAGAAGCATATAGCTAAGTTGGAAAAGAAGCTTTCCCAGGCTATGTCCAGGAAAGGGACTAAAGAAGATGACATAGCTTCTCTTAGGCACCGGATGGGTGAGATCAGCGAGGAAATCAGAAATTTGCGGTGTGATTATGAAGCTTTAACTAGTAAACCATTTTAA